In the Desulfosporosinus acidiphilus SJ4 genome, CCATATACGCAATCGCCCCATCAAATCGCGATAGATTACCTGCGCAGGGTCTATATAAAAAATTTAATTTAGGAGGAACAATCTATGTCACCACTTAAAGGATTAAGCTCATTTCTTTTTTTCTCGCTGGAGGATTTTCTGGCAGGCAAGCGTCTGGTTTTTGTCAAGGCTTCCCCTTGGCATGAAGGCGAAGGGAGTAACCTTACGCTTGCAGGAAGCAAGGTTGTCGTCCAAATTGTGGCGGATGACACTAAGTACCCGAAAGAAGACATCAGCAATTTTGGTGAGCAGCTCATCATTAAAACGCGCGGAGTTGCACCTGCCGCTTATGCTAAGCTGCGTCCGCTCAACACAGAAGTGATAATTTCAGACATTGAACGCGCTTCTGTCTACGGAGATTTTAAAAACCAACTTTCCGTTATTGGTGTGGTGAAGGTGGTGGAGACTAACAATGAACCAAAAAAATAGAGGTGTCCTGCTCGTTTGGAAGCCAACGGGCTATCAGGAAGTAAACACCTTAAGCACGATTTGGAGAACATTTTCTAACCCTGCTTTCTGGATTAGTATCGCAATTCTCGATGTCGTCGCAGCAATCCACTTCAAACTTAAAGCATGGTGGATGTGGGCTATTGCCCCATCCGCCATTACCCTGGCAGTCGTGGCTATTCTGCTACGCCGGAGGGTGAGGGGAGAACTGCTCATTTCTAAGTGGCAAGCCAAAAACTGCAACGGGTTTCGCAATTCTGCTTCATGGCTTCCAAATCGCTATCTCAATCGCATTGACTTAAAAACAGAACGGACACAGGATGACTATGAAGCAAGTATATTGCTGTATCGCAACCTTGTCGAAGCCTTAATCACTCTCGGTCTCTACGAAGAAACCGGACTGACAAAAATAAAGGTGTACACAGGCGACGAATTTCTCCAGGTACAGCCCGTCGAATTTCACACCGATTTCATCTTGACTGCTGGTATCGGATATATACTGCTCATACCATATGTCAGCTTCATTGCTAAAATTAACTCAGTTGACGAGCGAATAATCAGCCGAGTGCTTCGAGAAAGCGGCATCATTGGCTGGAGTGTGAATCGCGTGAGTTTTGATGATGACCTTGTCTTGTTCATCCTCAAAGATGAAACGGTCAGCCAGGCTTATGATTTTAGCGGGGTGGATAAAAATGAATATGTATGAACAACTTGTAATGCTAGCAAGCAGAAACGAGGACTACGAAATACCTATACAGCATGGGGTGGTCTGGTCACTACGGGCTTCACCCCACGCCCTCATTAGTGCAAATACAGGATTTGGGAAATCATTCTTTACACTTTATCTCATTATAATGGCCTCTATCAAGAATGCCATTCTGTTTTTGGCAGATCCAAAAAACTCAGATTTGGGAAGTCTCTCCAGTTTTATGCCCCATGACAGGGTGGCATGGGAACCGGAAAGAATCGTCGCAATGGTTCATAATGTTGTCGATGTTATGATGGAACGATATGGCTATATGCAGGCCGAACGTCTTCAAAGAGGGCTTTTTCAAGCTGACTTTGCTGACTTTGGGCTGCCGATTATCTTCCTTGTAATCGAGGAGATGGCCGCTTTCGTATTATCGCTCGGAAAAAGCAAACGTGAATCCTTTGAGGCTGACGTAAAAAGTATAACCTTACAAGGCCGTCAAGCCGGGGTCATGCTATGTTCAATTATGCAGAATCCCGGAAGTCAGAACATAAGTACCGAAGTGAGATCTCAGACGGGATTGCGAATTTTTCTTGGAAATTCCGGTGGCATAGAGTACAGGATGACATTTGGTGAAGGATTTTCATATCCAAAGCGGATATTTAGCCCAGGTCAAGGTCTTTATATGCTTGCAGGCCAGACGGAGCAGCCAGAAATGATAGAAACTCCGAGGCTGGATAAAAGCCAACTTCCCGCGACATTGAAACGTGCTTTAGAGACGCAGTATGACAAAAATCCATACCCGCCCGCGCCACTGCGAAGCCAGAGCAAAGCGGAGGCGTAGCAAAGGGGCGCGGGCGGGTATGGGCAAAGGGGGCGCAGACTACGACCAGAGCAGAACAAACCTAATAGCTTCGATATAGATTTCTAGAATATGGACGGTCTAAACATTTTGCTCAACAAAGACTTACTTGACCGCGGGATCGAGTTCTATCATAAACTTCCTGTCTCAGGCGCAAGAATTGACTCAAGTGTGCATTAATCTGATGACTTGGGCAGAGAGTTTGCCAGGCTAAGCTATTGGGTCATGTGCGGCGGTAAGTTGGCTAGTACAGTATTACCTTTAGCTACCGCCCAGCAACCATATAACATGCTGGGCTATAATTACAAGAAAATAAGGTGAAACCGTTGATAGTAAAGGGAATTGACAGTTTAGAATTCGGTTTAGATATTGAGAATTATTTGAGTTCCATGAATGAATTTCTAGCAAGGTTTAAGGAGCTAAAAGAAGCTGCACAGCTTGAAGGTAAGGAACAAGAAATACTGATTGGAGATGTAAACCTATCAGTTCATAGGAACGGGATTCCCTTTCACGCTTTCAAGCTAACCTGTAATGATTTCTCCATCTGCTTTATGGATAAAGAAATACAAGATAACCCACCTATAAAAGTACGGCTTATGGCCTGTTATTTATGGTCCTTTGGGTATGAAAAAGCATTCGAAAACTTTATGGAGTGGTTTAAAGCCTTTAATGTAATTGTGACTGGAAATAGGGTTTCTCGAGTTGATCCTTGTGTTGATACTGATGAAGCAGCCTTTGTAGAGTCCGATCTCAAAGGAATTGTTACAAGGGCAAGGAAACGAAGAAAACACTTCGTAACGGATGAATTCTCCGAAGGCAAAAAATTTAGTGGTTTTACTATTGGTGGTGGTGGTCCTTTGTTAGCACGGATATACAACAAGTCTTTAGAGATAAAACGCTCAGGTAAGTTTTGGTTTTATACCGTATGGGAAAACAACGGTTGGAATTGCGCTAAAATGGTATGGAGAACGGAATTCCAACTGCGCAGGGAAGTCTTAAAAGAATTTGGCATTGATACAGTTAAAGACATTTTGGCAAAGTTGGATGGTCTATGGGCCTATCTTACGGGAGAATGGTTGGTAATAAAAAAGCCGGATGTTGAAAATGTTACTCGTTGGAAAGTTAAACGAAAATGGCAGCTAATTCAAAAATCGACCTATGGATTTAACACTTCTCCTTTGATCCGAGAAGCAGTAAAAATAGGTAATATCAATAGGTTATTAAATCAGGCAGCAGGGATAGTATTATCAATTGCTACTTTGGCAGACCATAACCTAATAAATGATACGACCAATGTTCTGACGACCTGGACCAATTTGAAACTTGAACAAAAACAAACGTCCCTCTCAAATGAAAAGGAACGAAGACGGAAAAAGTATATATCTGAGTCAATTTCATAATGTTTAATTGTTAAAGCTCAGACCTTCAGAATTTCGTTAGTAACATTTTTTGAAGATTTATGCTGCAGCTATACGTTTGAACTTGTTCAATCGGTCTACGGCTAATTTGCAGAGGGTATAGGTCAGGATAGAAAACTCGAAGTCGATTTTGGCTACGTTTCCTCGATGTCGAATGTTGTTTAACTGAAAGTACTCTTTGAGATAAGCATTAACACGTTCTACGGCTGTTCTCTGTTTATAGAGTTCAAAGTAGCGCCCACTTCCTCTGGCTGGAACGGTGTATTTTCTGGGGTCTGAGGAAACCTTAACCTTGAATACCTTTTGACACTGGTTGTTTTCTTTCAGAGGACACTCTTTGCACTTCTTGGGTTGAGTATATTTCAACGTGTCGTATCGGGAATCATAGCTATCATATCGGTAGGAATGACCTTCTTGACACTTAGGGCAAAAGTATTTGTCCTTGTCTTCGGGTAGTTGTTCATTGCGTGGATTGTAATCAATCAGGGCCCTTGACCCCATGGCTTTTGCTTGTTGGTAAATTGGGCTGTAATCGTAACCAGCATCCAAAAGCGAATAGGAAGGCTTCAGCTGGGGGTGAAGTTCATGAAGAGCCTTGAGTAGAGGAATCGCCATTTTGCCATCATTGACATTTCCCGAGGAAAGTAAGGACTTTAAAATGTATTGGCTTTTACAGTCCACGAGAAGATGACCTTTGAACCCGAACCAAAAGACGTTTTTGCCCTCGGAGTTTTTCTTAATTCCCCAGTGAGGATCTTGCGGGATTTGCTGTTCGATCGTCTTGAAATCAAGAGGAAGTTGAGCTTCAATTTTCTTCTCAAAGAGGGGTCGATTCTCTTCCAGTTCCTGTTGTTCTTTGAGCCATTTCTCCCGTTCCGATTTGGGTTTTCGTCCGCGTTTTTTGGAGGTTTGCTTGACTGGAACCTCTTCGTCTTTCTTTTTCTCAGGTTTACGGTCTCTCGCTTCAATATGAGTAGCATCGATGGCTATAACATCCCCATCGATGAAGCCTTCTTGAAACGCCTGAGAGACTAGTTCATTTTGAATTTTTTCCAAAGCAGAAGAACCCTTGATTTTTTGAATCATTCGAGTATAAGAGGACTCGCTAGGAACTGCATCAGCCATCGTAAAGCCGCAGTCGAAACGGAATTCCAAGCTGTTTTTTAATCGTTTTCGTAAATCTTTGATCGTAGGAATTCGTTCGATCACTCGAATGAATAAAGAATAGATCATGGCTGAATAGTTAAGCGTGGTTGGAGCTCCCAAAAATGCCTTTTTTGAAACCACTCTCAACAAAGGAGTAATATTCAGCGGATCCAATAGAAGCGGATACGATTCTTTCGGTGACATTTCTAAGATTTCTTCCAAGGAAAATAGACGTTCTTGGCGAATACTAAACATTGGGAGTTCTCCTTTCAACCTCTCGGTGTTTGTTTGGTCACTTACACTTTCGAGATTTTGGGGAGGTACTCCTTTTTTTACGGGTAAAAAGCCCGCTTATATCAAGGGGTATGAATTATGAAACTAACTCATCTATCTACTAATTTATTAAGGCGGGGTTGCGGTAGATTTCAAATATAACTTATTTTGCAATGCATCTATGATCATCTTCTTTATTTCTTCCATTACAATATACGTGGCCTTCTCAATTGAGTCGTAGTCACTTTGCTCTAATCCGTTTTTTATAGCTCCGTGAGCAATATTATTCCTATAATTGAGTAATTGGTCAATTAATCCTTCGTGAACCTGAAAGGTATCATACTGGAAACCTAAGCGGTAAAGCATTTTACGCAAAACTAACGGTTTCAAATTTGACTCAACATCAACAATAGATTCAGGTATATTAATAATTTGCTGTAAGAAATTGTCGAATTCTTTTACTAAATCCACCTCACGTGCAAACCTATGCAGCTTTTCATCATGAGGCAAAGCATTCTTAAAAACCTTACATTTTTTATCAGTGTTATTAAATGCTTTAAATACTTCCGAAAGAGATCCAGCAACCATAAAGTCATTCGCAATAGATCTAAGAATTTTCTCTTGGTTGATCGATTTGACGTAAATTAAAAATGCAGTTTTACAAAAACCTTCATAATGTGAATAAAGCATTACAACTAAAGACTTTCTATAAAGTCTTTTTTTTCAACGTCACTTATTTCAGAAAGCTGATTCTTTAAAAAACGAATTTCATTTTGTCTCCATGTTAGCTCTTCTTCTAATTGAGCAAGTATGTCTAATACATTCATAAACCTTCGCCCACCTTAGTTTGGACAAAGTTTATCCTTTCATCCAAAGGTTTAGAATAATTCTTTCCACCACCAGTCGTAATTCTCTTAAATTGTGAATCCTGTTTAATTTCAGTAAATATTCTTGTTAATTTTTCCATGGTTGTCTTACTGGACAAATCTATTTTACTTAAATAAGGCTGAATTCCGAGTGTAAAAGCTTCATAATGATAACTTAAAAATCTGGATACTAAAGTTCCCCTAGAATTTGTGCCAGAAAAAATGTTTGACCCTAATGTTTCTTTCAATACTTTAAAAGTCTTTTCAAAAATAGCGTATTCTTTTTCGTAATCAAAAACGTTCGCCGTATCCTCAGGATCGGATACGCTCTCCATGTATTCGGTCATAAAGTCTTTAACATCATGAACATACTTATGTCTATAATTCTTAAAAGTAAAAAACCGTAATACCAATTCTTGGTCCTGTTTTTGTTCGAGCTTCTCTTCTGGCAAATTCTCGATACATTCTTTAAAATCTTCATTGAGGCTACATTTAATCAGAAATTTATTGAAAGTATCATCTAGTAATTTTATTGTACAGTTTCTGATTTCTTGTTCGCTTAAGTCTTCTCCGCCTGTATTAAGTCTTTTGAACATATAATAACGAAGCCTTTGGTCAGTCTCCTTGCGTAGTACTTCAACACGTATAAAATTTCTCTTTAGTCTTATCTCTAATGCTTTAGGCAAGTCCTCGTAACCATAGCCGTTTAATTCTGGAACAATATCACAATCTGTTAATTTAAGAAATTCGAAAGTATCATCCGAATTTTTTCGCAACGGATGTTTTCCACGAAAATGCAAGTATGACGACACCCGTTGTAGACCATCAATTAGTTCATATACTCCTTCAGAACGTTCAATCACGAATATCGGTGGTACTGGCATTTCTAAAATTAAAGATTCTATAAATCTAGATTCACTAGCTTCTGACCATCTAAATAACCTTTGATATTCAGGATCAATTATTAGTTCTTGATCCTTATACATATCCAGAATCTCATTAAATGATAAATCTAGACTTTTAGTTCTAACCTTGTCAATCTTTTGTTCTACGGCCTTAATAAGATCTATTCCTTCAGTTTTTACGATAACGTCATCCACTCTTTTACCCTCCTCTTTATATATGTCACAGTTTCCTAAATACTAAGACACTTTCAGTAGCTTTTGTATGTTTGCGGTATTTACTACCATTTTTATTAATTCCCGACATAGAATGTTTATTTGGAAAATCTGTTTTATTTTCGAGTTTCCAAGATAATAAATTACCCATCTCATTGTAAATACTTACAATGTCCAAATGTATTTCTTTATAATACGAATCCTGTATCACAAAAATACACTTCCCATTATGTTTGAGTGTTCGGTCTATTTCTTTTAATGACTTATAAATTCCGTTGAAATATTGTAGATAATTCTTTAAGTAATAAGACTCTGATGCTTTAGATTCATGATTACGGACTTTTTCTAGGAATTGTGAACAAACACTTCCCCAGCTCGTTTCTGTTGTTAACGCCGATTTAATTATTGTTGGAGTTCCAATCATTTCATTCCTAATTTTTTGTATGTCCTCCTTAGTTGGAAAGAAGCCCATTAGTGCTAATTCAGGAAGTGTATTTACTACATAATCAATTCTTGTACAGTATGGTGGTGAAGTGATTACCATATCTATTTGTTTATCTGTTAGAGGTATTGATGTTGAAGATGCAACTTTTATTACTGCTCCTGGATTAGAGATACTTGTTGTATGAGTGTCAGTAAAAGCATTTATCATTAAAATTACACTTTGTTGAAAGGAATTGCATATTTCATAAGCAGAAATTTTAACTTTTTGTTCTCCATCTTTAGGAACTTTTATCCAGGTAGGATTGGAGCATTTATATTCTGCTAAAAAAAACTTGAGAGTTCTAAATAAAGCTACGTAGTAAAATGCAGCAAGACTAGATATTATGTCCGAGTTTATTTCTTTTAAAAATTTGTGGCCAGTTATATCATTAATTAGCAATTGCTGAATAGCACGCTCTATATTTCTAAATCCATTTACTGCCTCTTGAGTAAACCAGGTTTCTAATGGGTCAGTTATATCGCAAAATGATTTTCTATAGCGTCTTGCTTTTTTGATAATATCATTTGAGACACTAAAGAGACTATCTTTAACACTATGTTCGAGTCTTTTGGCTTTAGCAATGATAATCATAACGGGGTTTATGTCATATCCATAAGAAATATAACCCATTTCTTCAGCAATCTGCGTAGTAGTACCACTGCCATTCCAAGGGTCCATTATTGAAGAACCTACTGGTAGATTACTGTTTAAAATAGATTCGCGGACAAATTGTGCTGAATAACTGGCATAGTAGTCATACCATGTAGACTTACCTACCTTTCCCCCAATGGTTCTTTTGGGATTTTGTATCATGAATAAATTGCTCATGTTCTTGGGTTCTCCATTCGTTGTGTACTAATTAATAACTATATTTTATATAATCCTGCTGTATTTGCAAATAAGCTATTAAGTTTCACTAAATGCTTTTGAAACTCCCAAACAGTCTAAAGTTTCACCTAATTA is a window encoding:
- a CDS encoding replication initiation factor is translated as MKPLIVKGIDSLEFGLDIENYLSSMNEFLARFKELKEAAQLEGKEQEILIGDVNLSVHRNGIPFHAFKLTCNDFSICFMDKEIQDNPPIKVRLMACYLWSFGYEKAFENFMEWFKAFNVIVTGNRVSRVDPCVDTDEAAFVESDLKGIVTRARKRRKHFVTDEFSEGKKFSGFTIGGGGPLLARIYNKSLEIKRSGKFWFYTVWENNGWNCAKMVWRTEFQLRREVLKEFGIDTVKDILAKLDGLWAYLTGEWLVIKKPDVENVTRWKVKRKWQLIQKSTYGFNTSPLIREAVKIGNINRLLNQAAGIVLSIATLADHNLINDTTNVLTTWTNLKLEQKQTSLSNEKERRRKKYISESIS
- a CDS encoding IS1182 family transposase; translation: MFSIRQERLFSLEEILEMSPKESYPLLLDPLNITPLLRVVSKKAFLGAPTTLNYSAMIYSLFIRVIERIPTIKDLRKRLKNSLEFRFDCGFTMADAVPSESSYTRMIQKIKGSSALEKIQNELVSQAFQEGFIDGDVIAIDATHIEARDRKPEKKKDEEVPVKQTSKKRGRKPKSEREKWLKEQQELEENRPLFEKKIEAQLPLDFKTIEQQIPQDPHWGIKKNSEGKNVFWFGFKGHLLVDCKSQYILKSLLSSGNVNDGKMAIPLLKALHELHPQLKPSYSLLDAGYDYSPIYQQAKAMGSRALIDYNPRNEQLPEDKDKYFCPKCQEGHSYRYDSYDSRYDTLKYTQPKKCKECPLKENNQCQKVFKVKVSSDPRKYTVPARGSGRYFELYKQRTAVERVNAYLKEYFQLNNIRHRGNVAKIDFEFSILTYTLCKLAVDRLNKFKRIAAA
- a CDS encoding MAE_28990/MAE_18760 family HEPN-like nuclease, which produces MLYSHYEGFCKTAFLIYVKSINQEKILRSIANDFMVAGSLSEVFKAFNNTDKKCKVFKNALPHDEKLHRFAREVDLVKEFDNFLQQIINIPESIVDVESNLKPLVLRKMLYRLGFQYDTFQVHEGLIDQLLNYRNNIAHGAIKNGLEQSDYDSIEKATYIVMEEIKKMIIDALQNKLYLKSTATPP
- a CDS encoding DNA methyltransferase, with protein sequence MSNLFMIQNPKRTIGGKVGKSTWYDYYASYSAQFVRESILNSNLPVGSSIMDPWNGSGTTTQIAEEMGYISYGYDINPVMIIIAKAKRLEHSVKDSLFSVSNDIIKKARRYRKSFCDITDPLETWFTQEAVNGFRNIERAIQQLLINDITGHKFLKEINSDIISSLAAFYYVALFRTLKFFLAEYKCSNPTWIKVPKDGEQKVKISAYEICNSFQQSVILMINAFTDTHTTSISNPGAVIKVASSTSIPLTDKQIDMVITSPPYCTRIDYVVNTLPELALMGFFPTKEDIQKIRNEMIGTPTIIKSALTTETSWGSVCSQFLEKVRNHESKASESYYLKNYLQYFNGIYKSLKEIDRTLKHNGKCIFVIQDSYYKEIHLDIVSIYNEMGNLLSWKLENKTDFPNKHSMSGINKNGSKYRKHTKATESVLVFRKL
- a CDS encoding DUF262 domain-containing protein, with amino-acid sequence MDDVIVKTEGIDLIKAVEQKIDKVRTKSLDLSFNEILDMYKDQELIIDPEYQRLFRWSEASESRFIESLILEMPVPPIFVIERSEGVYELIDGLQRVSSYLHFRGKHPLRKNSDDTFEFLKLTDCDIVPELNGYGYEDLPKALEIRLKRNFIRVEVLRKETDQRLRYYMFKRLNTGGEDLSEQEIRNCTIKLLDDTFNKFLIKCSLNEDFKECIENLPEEKLEQKQDQELVLRFFTFKNYRHKYVHDVKDFMTEYMESVSDPEDTANVFDYEKEYAIFEKTFKVLKETLGSNIFSGTNSRGTLVSRFLSYHYEAFTLGIQPYLSKIDLSSKTTMEKLTRIFTEIKQDSQFKRITTGGGKNYSKPLDERINFVQTKVGEGL
- a CDS encoding FtsK/SpoIIIE domain-containing protein, yielding MNMYEQLVMLASRNEDYEIPIQHGVVWSLRASPHALISANTGFGKSFFTLYLIIMASIKNAILFLADPKNSDLGSLSSFMPHDRVAWEPERIVAMVHNVVDVMMERYGYMQAERLQRGLFQADFADFGLPIIFLVIEEMAAFVLSLGKSKRESFEADVKSITLQGRQAGVMLCSIMQNPGSQNISTEVRSQTGLRIFLGNSGGIEYRMTFGEGFSYPKRIFSPGQGLYMLAGQTEQPEMIETPRLDKSQLPATLKRALETQYDKNPYPPAPLRSQSKAEA